From Alienimonas californiensis, a single genomic window includes:
- a CDS encoding flagellar hook-basal body complex protein has product MGLASATTTALNGMRLNETSIDVLGNNVANAGTRGFKSSEALFTTQLVSTLSSGDGPAGSNGGTNPRQIGLGGTVSTIRKDFKQGSVTTSNSPTDMAIEGEGFFVVKNGLGTQYTRDGSFTLNPEGKLVNPAGGRVQGYGIDGNYNLQTAAPVDIEIPLGKLYIAEATNNATFTGAFFSGGELATNGTVQSTLPLQDANGGGPGIPGPPSPTTPLQDLTSGGTSLFIPGDNVTFSGRKGDRDLPMQEMPVTGSTVQDLMSLMERVLGIQNGPEIPADGFTGDPPGVQLDGDTIRITGNRGAANALQVNPGDLRSGGAVVLTPFQKQADAVGESAVRDIIVYDSLGQEVNIRLTAVLEERSSTRTGFRWYADSDSDSGPALDIGTGRLEFDGTGDLVSGQKTTITVMRDDNAALSPLTIDLDFSQLSGISSALQGSNFVMESQDGAPPGTLVDFAIGESGGISGVFDNGLLRPLGRLVIAQFSNVNGLVEGGGGTYTEGPNSGPPRVGPPGAFGAGLLRAGAIELSNTDIGKNLVDLIIASTNYRGNARVISSTQELTDELLRLGR; this is encoded by the coding sequence ATGGGCCTCGCCTCCGCCACGACGACCGCCCTGAACGGCATGCGGTTAAACGAGACGTCGATCGACGTCCTCGGCAACAACGTCGCCAACGCCGGCACCCGCGGCTTTAAGAGCAGCGAGGCGTTGTTCACGACGCAGTTGGTGAGCACGCTGTCCAGCGGCGACGGCCCGGCCGGCTCCAACGGCGGCACCAACCCCCGCCAGATCGGTCTGGGCGGGACCGTCAGCACGATCCGCAAAGACTTTAAGCAGGGGAGCGTGACCACCAGCAACTCCCCCACCGATATGGCGATCGAGGGGGAGGGCTTCTTCGTCGTGAAAAACGGCCTCGGCACCCAGTATACCCGGGACGGGTCGTTCACCCTCAACCCGGAGGGCAAGCTGGTGAACCCGGCCGGCGGCCGCGTGCAGGGTTACGGCATCGACGGGAACTATAATCTCCAGACGGCGGCGCCCGTCGACATCGAGATCCCGCTGGGCAAGCTATATATTGCCGAAGCCACGAACAACGCCACGTTCACCGGCGCCTTTTTCAGCGGCGGCGAGCTGGCGACGAACGGCACTGTGCAAAGCACGCTGCCGCTGCAAGACGCCAACGGCGGCGGCCCAGGGATCCCCGGCCCCCCCTCGCCCACCACGCCCCTGCAGGATCTCACCAGCGGCGGCACGAGCCTCTTTATCCCGGGGGACAACGTCACGTTCAGCGGTCGCAAGGGCGACCGCGACCTCCCGATGCAGGAAATGCCCGTCACCGGCTCCACGGTGCAGGATTTGATGAGTTTAATGGAGCGGGTGCTGGGCATTCAAAACGGCCCGGAAATTCCCGCCGACGGGTTCACCGGCGATCCGCCGGGCGTGCAGTTGGACGGCGACACGATTCGCATCACCGGCAATCGCGGCGCGGCGAACGCCTTGCAGGTGAATCCCGGCGATCTCCGCAGCGGCGGCGCCGTCGTTCTCACGCCGTTCCAGAAGCAAGCCGACGCCGTGGGCGAATCGGCGGTGCGGGATATTATCGTTTACGACAGCCTCGGCCAGGAGGTGAACATCCGCCTGACGGCGGTCCTGGAGGAACGCAGTTCCACCCGGACCGGGTTCCGCTGGTACGCGGACAGCGACTCCGACAGCGGTCCGGCGCTGGATATCGGCACGGGCAGACTGGAGTTTGACGGTACGGGCGATCTCGTCAGCGGCCAAAAGACGACGATCACCGTGATGCGAGACGACAACGCCGCCCTGTCGCCGCTGACGATCGACCTGGATTTTTCCCAGCTCTCCGGCATCTCCAGCGCCCTCCAGGGCAGCAACTTCGTGATGGAGTCGCAGGACGGGGCCCCCCCGGGCACGCTCGTCGACTTCGCGATCGGCGAAAGCGGCGGGATCAGCGGGGTGTTCGACAACGGCCTGCTCCGGCCGCTGGGACGCCTCGTCATCGCCCAGTTCTCCAACGTGAACGGCTTGGTCGAGGGCGGCGGCGGCACCTATACGGAAGGTCCTAACAGCGGTCCGCCCCGCGTCGGGCCGCCGGGGGCCTTCGGGGCCGGCCTGCTGCGGGCCGGCGCCATCGAGCTGTCGAACACGGACATCGGCAAAAACCTGGTCGACCTGATTATCGCGAGCACGAATTACCGGGGGAACGCCCGGGTGATCTCAAGCACCCAGGAATTGACCGACGAACTGCTGCGGCTCGGACGATAA
- a CDS encoding flagellar hook capping FlgD N-terminal domain-containing protein → MNDFSFPLLSKSAAPPAGPSENASGLSGLNADDFMTLMIAQLQNQDPSEPVSNETLLDQIATMRSLQADVELEQTLKKNAGAADLSTAASFLGKEIRGFNGGKEVAGTVTRAYLADGDAFVDVGGVQLSLGSITEVA, encoded by the coding sequence ATGAACGACTTTTCGTTTCCGCTCCTCAGCAAGTCGGCGGCCCCCCCCGCCGGTCCGTCCGAAAACGCCTCGGGCCTTTCCGGACTGAACGCGGACGACTTCATGACGCTGATGATCGCTCAGCTTCAGAATCAGGACCCGTCCGAGCCGGTTTCCAACGAAACGCTGTTGGACCAGATCGCCACGATGCGGTCCCTGCAGGCGGACGTGGAGCTGGAGCAAACGTTGAAGAAGAACGCCGGCGCCGCGGATCTGTCCACGGCGGCCTCGTTCCTCGGCAAAGAGATTCGCGGCTTTAACGGGGGGAAGGAAGTCGCCGGCACCGTCACCAGGGCGTACCTCGCCGACGGGGACGCCTTTGTGGACGTGGGCGGCGTCCAGTTGTCACTGGGTTCGATCACCGAAGTCGCCTGA
- a CDS encoding flagellar hook-length control protein FliK yields the protein MSLPPFAVAPVSPSSTGAGRSAGAGRSASARPSGASAAPAVPAAPSRTEAKTDAPAGESAEGATFAAVLAEQAPPPPAPAAPPPKGTEPAVTAAPIATGVADPADVVGSLVNELIAAAGTMDASIDGAALADVAVPSVRLPTPAAAAQVAAPAGLTPTTVAAAGLPVPAPSVAGAKNAKAIVPPGLEATPSGPVPPPALAAPAIPKQPADATATPTEPAGPQAGSPAPPAALVSKNPPAPVVAAAAAAGPAPPAGLRRLNEPARPSDPLTGRKQGVASPSSSPPGAEGRAGAAALVMSPAASDVPPLTPPAAPADGAGTDAAATVAVTEGAPAASVELPPAVRSGAPQNRPESPGPTVEPSTLAVDRGANGLASTGGEASAVRPGPTASSAGPSAEIVADAVGRAIEQNRPVRVRLDPPELGSVRVEISAGVGENAGTVRIRLAASEPAGRAALADALPRLRETLAAAGVGVDTIELEPAVRPERADAGRESGRDTARENERRDGERRDGDGGGRSGERGSHGRDRGEANRDERERSADEASGPQGAGDGDSEGLSGPGGPSAPAPADADWGRSPAGRRSAGSLDVAA from the coding sequence GTGTCGCTGCCTCCGTTCGCCGTCGCCCCGGTCTCGCCGTCGTCGACGGGGGCCGGACGTTCGGCGGGGGCCGGACGGTCGGCGTCCGCGAGACCGTCCGGCGCTTCGGCGGCGCCGGCGGTCCCCGCGGCGCCGTCCCGCACCGAAGCGAAGACCGACGCCCCCGCCGGCGAGTCGGCTGAGGGCGCCACGTTTGCGGCGGTCCTGGCCGAACAGGCCCCGCCCCCGCCGGCGCCTGCCGCCCCGCCCCCCAAGGGCACTGAACCGGCCGTGACGGCGGCGCCGATCGCGACCGGCGTCGCCGATCCGGCGGACGTGGTCGGCTCGCTCGTGAACGAGCTGATTGCCGCGGCGGGCACGATGGACGCATCGATCGACGGAGCGGCCCTGGCCGACGTCGCCGTGCCGTCGGTCAGGCTCCCGACGCCCGCTGCGGCGGCCCAGGTCGCCGCCCCGGCGGGACTAACGCCGACGACCGTGGCCGCGGCCGGCCTCCCTGTGCCGGCGCCGTCCGTCGCAGGCGCGAAGAACGCGAAGGCAATCGTCCCCCCGGGCCTCGAAGCGACGCCGTCTGGCCCCGTTCCGCCGCCGGCTCTGGCCGCTCCTGCGATCCCCAAGCAGCCCGCCGACGCGACGGCGACGCCCACGGAGCCGGCCGGTCCGCAAGCCGGTTCGCCGGCGCCCCCGGCTGCGCTCGTGTCGAAGAATCCGCCGGCGCCCGTCGTGGCCGCCGCCGCGGCCGCCGGCCCCGCTCCCCCGGCGGGTCTGCGGCGACTGAATGAACCGGCTCGTCCCAGCGACCCGTTGACCGGGCGAAAGCAGGGCGTCGCTTCGCCCAGTAGTTCGCCGCCGGGGGCCGAGGGCCGTGCGGGAGCCGCCGCTTTGGTCATGTCTCCCGCGGCTTCGGACGTCCCGCCCCTCACGCCGCCCGCTGCTCCGGCCGACGGGGCGGGGACGGACGCGGCGGCGACCGTCGCAGTAACCGAGGGCGCGCCGGCAGCCTCCGTCGAGCTTCCCCCGGCCGTTCGCTCCGGGGCGCCGCAGAACCGTCCGGAGTCTCCGGGGCCGACCGTGGAACCGTCGACGCTCGCCGTCGATCGGGGGGCGAACGGACTGGCTTCAACAGGCGGCGAGGCCTCGGCCGTGCGGCCCGGCCCGACCGCATCCTCGGCGGGACCCTCCGCGGAGATCGTGGCGGACGCGGTGGGACGGGCGATCGAACAGAATCGTCCGGTGCGGGTGCGGCTTGACCCGCCCGAACTGGGGTCGGTGCGGGTAGAGATCTCCGCAGGGGTCGGCGAGAACGCCGGCACGGTCCGGATTCGCCTCGCGGCGTCCGAGCCCGCGGGCCGGGCCGCCCTCGCCGACGCCTTGCCGCGGCTGCGGGAGACGCTCGCCGCAGCGGGCGTGGGAGTGGACACCATCGAACTGGAACCCGCCGTCCGGCCGGAACGCGCCGACGCCGGCCGGGAAAGCGGACGGGACACCGCCCGCGAGAACGAGCGGCGGGACGGCGAGCGGCGGGACGGGGACGGCGGCGGTCGGTCCGGGGAACGAGGATCGCACGGCCGCGACCGCGGCGAGGCGAATCGCGACGAACGGGAACGGTCGGCGGACGAAGCGTCCGGTCCCCAAGGGGCCGGTGACGGGGACTCTGAGGGCCTGAGCGGCCCGGGTGGTCCTTCCGCCCCCGCGCCCGCCGATGCTGATTGGGGCCGCTCGCCGGCCGGTCGGCGGTCCGCCGGCTCGCTCGACGTCGCCGCCTGA
- a CDS encoding flagellar FliJ family protein, with translation MTRFRNRFAVVLKARERDRDVARAALAAALRTSAEAEAARRAVEVLIASERGELGAATRAGRVDVSDWLARRRHASVLTAERKTAAAAVADAAAQVAEARTALIAADRAVAALETLRDRDLRAHRTAELAAEQRAVEDLFTATAAAFVGDDSSF, from the coding sequence ATGACCCGCTTTCGCAATCGCTTCGCCGTCGTGCTCAAGGCGCGAGAACGCGACCGCGACGTCGCCCGCGCCGCGCTGGCGGCGGCGCTCCGCACCAGCGCCGAGGCGGAGGCCGCCCGGCGGGCCGTGGAAGTCCTCATCGCATCGGAACGCGGCGAACTCGGGGCGGCCACCCGGGCGGGACGGGTGGACGTCAGCGATTGGCTCGCCCGCCGGCGGCACGCCTCCGTCCTCACCGCGGAACGAAAGACGGCCGCCGCGGCCGTCGCCGACGCCGCCGCTCAGGTCGCCGAGGCCCGCACGGCGCTGATCGCGGCCGACCGGGCCGTCGCGGCGCTGGAAACGCTCCGCGATCGCGACCTGCGCGCTCATCGCACGGCGGAACTCGCCGCGGAGCAGCGGGCGGTCGAAGACCTGTTCACCGCCACGGCCGCCGCCTTCGTCGGCGACGACTCCTCCTTCTGA
- a CDS encoding FliI/YscN family ATPase: MNSVGTRYAARLRRAVSVGLTGSVARMTGAGAAVAGLPAPVGAEVRFSPAGGPPVEGVVTGFHGGETFVMPFADLAGVRRGDKVRLTRGTGDLAVGDGLIGRVLDGRGRVIDGKPAPPRPHAVDPHAAPPPALGRPPIRRKFDTGVRVIDALLTVGRGQRIGLFAGSGVGKSTLLAQLARGSEADVAVLALVGERGREVREFLDHDLGPNGLSRSVVVVATGDEPAAVRLRAALTATAIAEHFRDAGRSVLLMLDSVTRLAQAQREIGLAAGEPPATRGYPPSVFALLPRLLERSGPGAPSPKRPDGAGSITAFYTTLVDGDDPNEPIADAVRGTLDGHVWLSRALAEANHFPAVDVPGSLSRLMAQLAASEHAQAAGRVRSLLAAHREAEDLIRIGAYQSGSSAEVDVAVKMKPAIDAFLRQRPDESTPAHEAVSALQALAATANAGLTNGGTAT; encoded by the coding sequence ATGAACTCCGTCGGCACGCGCTACGCCGCCCGGCTGAGGCGGGCGGTCTCGGTGGGCCTGACCGGCTCCGTCGCCCGGATGACCGGGGCGGGCGCCGCGGTCGCCGGCCTGCCGGCGCCGGTGGGGGCCGAGGTGCGATTCTCCCCCGCCGGCGGGCCGCCGGTGGAGGGCGTCGTCACCGGGTTCCACGGCGGCGAGACCTTCGTGATGCCCTTCGCCGACCTCGCCGGCGTGCGACGCGGCGACAAGGTGCGGCTGACCCGCGGCACGGGCGATCTCGCCGTGGGCGACGGGCTGATCGGGCGGGTGCTCGACGGGCGCGGCCGGGTGATCGACGGCAAGCCCGCCCCGCCCCGGCCCCATGCGGTCGATCCGCACGCCGCCCCCCCGCCGGCGCTCGGCCGTCCGCCCATTCGCCGCAAGTTCGACACCGGCGTTCGCGTCATCGACGCCCTCCTCACCGTCGGCCGCGGGCAGCGCATCGGGTTGTTCGCCGGCAGCGGCGTGGGCAAGAGCACCCTGCTGGCGCAGCTGGCGAGGGGTTCCGAGGCGGACGTGGCTGTACTCGCGCTCGTCGGGGAACGCGGCCGCGAGGTGCGCGAGTTCCTCGATCACGACCTCGGACCGAACGGGCTGAGCCGCAGCGTCGTCGTCGTCGCCACCGGCGACGAACCGGCCGCGGTGCGCCTGCGGGCCGCCCTCACCGCGACCGCGATTGCGGAGCACTTCCGCGACGCCGGCCGCTCCGTGTTGCTGATGCTCGACAGCGTCACCCGACTCGCCCAGGCGCAGCGGGAAATCGGCCTCGCCGCCGGGGAGCCGCCCGCCACCCGCGGTTATCCGCCCAGTGTGTTCGCCCTGCTCCCCCGCCTGCTCGAACGCAGCGGACCGGGCGCGCCTTCCCCCAAACGCCCCGACGGCGCCGGCAGCATCACGGCGTTCTACACCACGCTGGTGGACGGCGACGATCCGAACGAGCCGATCGCCGACGCCGTCCGCGGCACGCTGGACGGACACGTCTGGCTGTCGCGGGCGCTGGCGGAGGCGAACCACTTTCCCGCCGTCGACGTCCCGGGCAGCCTGAGCCGGTTGATGGCCCAACTCGCGGCGTCGGAACATGCCCAGGCCGCCGGGCGGGTGCGTTCCCTACTGGCCGCCCACCGCGAGGCCGAAGACCTGATTCGAATTGGCGCCTACCAGTCCGGCAGCAGCGCCGAGGTCGACGTCGCCGTGAAGATGAAGCCCGCGATCGACGCCTTCCTGCGGCAGAGACCTGACGAATCGACCCCCGCCCACGAAGCCGTCTCCGCTCTGCAGGCCCTGGCGGCGACGGCGAACGCCGGTCTGACGAACGGGGGCACGGCGACATGA
- a CDS encoding FliH/SctL family protein has product MPAAPPPARVLKLDRPHAAAPVEEPRRPRGWNLSDFESDCDDRLDAVRERCRALLAEAVAEAEEIRSKAHAEGLETGRTAGLNDAENRIAEAAAAEAERLSRDRLAAALTPLARLADAYRSEQDRWRANWERDAVGLACAIAGRLLGRELKARPDAAADLAAEALAAAAGCRAPAVTMHPDDLAALGGAFRQDVLMALGEGATLTADPALSRGDCFVRGVGGEVDGRLATRLDRIAAELLPDEPADGSGR; this is encoded by the coding sequence GTGCCCGCCGCCCCGCCCCCCGCCCGCGTTCTGAAACTCGACCGCCCGCATGCCGCGGCGCCGGTGGAGGAACCGCGCCGCCCGCGCGGCTGGAACCTTTCGGACTTCGAATCCGACTGCGACGACCGCCTGGACGCCGTGCGGGAGCGCTGCCGCGCCCTGCTCGCGGAGGCCGTCGCGGAGGCGGAGGAGATTCGGTCGAAGGCTCACGCGGAGGGACTCGAAACCGGCCGGACCGCGGGGCTGAACGATGCGGAGAACCGCATCGCCGAAGCCGCCGCGGCGGAGGCCGAACGCCTGTCGCGTGATCGGCTCGCCGCCGCGTTGACCCCGCTGGCCCGCCTCGCCGACGCCTACCGGTCCGAGCAGGATCGCTGGCGGGCGAACTGGGAACGGGACGCCGTCGGCCTCGCCTGCGCGATCGCCGGCCGCCTGCTGGGGCGGGAGTTGAAGGCCCGGCCGGACGCCGCGGCGGACCTGGCGGCCGAAGCCCTCGCGGCCGCGGCGGGCTGCCGCGCCCCGGCGGTGACGATGCACCCGGACGACCTCGCGGCGCTCGGGGGGGCGTTCCGGCAGGACGTGCTCATGGCGCTCGGCGAAGGGGCGACGCTGACGGCCGATCCCGCCCTCTCCCGCGGCGACTGCTTCGTCCGCGGCGTCGGCGGTGAGGTCGACGGCCGGCTCGCCACGCGCCTGGATCGCATCGCCGCGGAACTGCTCCCGGACGAGCCCGCGGACGGGAGCGGACGATGA
- the fliG gene encoding flagellar motor switch protein FliG → MTRSFNDARKAAVLLLSLDRAAAQKVLALLPKRAVEAVSAEIVRVDDVTAEQQAAVLTEFETRHAARVKVERGGLKGAEELLAGSLGEEAAREVVENLRQNLDSVPFSFLQKAGADNLLTFVSEEHPQTIALILSHLPAGLAAEVISGLTPDKQIDVIRRVAGMEQTSPDVVEEVEASLRRRMTSTFDQTLEKAGGAPRVAEILNVTDRMTNKGILESLDRDDADLADQIRRLMFVFDDLLKLDNKAIQALLKEVDTSRWALALKGAGQELTDKVLGNLSQRAADMLREEMDYLGPVKLSEVEAAQGAVVDTVRRLEDSGEITVGSGAQAEQYVT, encoded by the coding sequence ATGACTCGTTCGTTCAACGACGCCCGCAAAGCGGCCGTGCTGCTGCTCTCGCTGGATCGGGCGGCGGCGCAGAAAGTGCTAGCCCTGCTGCCCAAACGGGCGGTGGAGGCGGTCAGCGCGGAGATCGTTCGGGTCGACGACGTGACCGCCGAACAGCAGGCCGCGGTGCTCACGGAGTTCGAAACCCGCCACGCCGCCCGCGTGAAGGTCGAGCGGGGCGGCCTGAAGGGGGCGGAAGAACTGCTGGCCGGGAGTCTCGGCGAGGAGGCGGCCCGCGAGGTCGTGGAGAACCTGCGGCAGAACCTCGACAGCGTGCCCTTCTCGTTCCTCCAGAAGGCCGGCGCCGACAACCTGCTGACCTTCGTGAGCGAGGAGCACCCGCAGACGATCGCCCTGATCCTCTCCCACCTCCCCGCCGGACTCGCCGCGGAGGTGATCAGCGGCCTTACCCCGGACAAGCAGATCGACGTGATCCGCCGCGTCGCCGGCATGGAGCAGACCAGCCCGGACGTGGTCGAGGAGGTCGAGGCCAGCCTACGGCGCCGGATGACCAGCACCTTCGACCAGACGTTGGAGAAGGCCGGCGGCGCCCCCCGGGTCGCCGAGATTCTCAACGTGACCGACCGCATGACGAACAAGGGCATCCTCGAGAGCCTCGACCGCGACGACGCCGATCTGGCGGATCAGATCCGTCGCCTGATGTTCGTGTTCGACGACCTGCTCAAGCTGGACAATAAGGCCATCCAGGCCCTTCTGAAAGAGGTCGACACCAGCCGCTGGGCGCTCGCCCTGAAGGGGGCCGGGCAGGAGCTGACGGACAAGGTGCTGGGCAACCTGTCCCAGCGGGCCGCGGACATGCTGCGGGAGGAGATGGATTACCTCGGCCCGGTGAAGCTGTCGGAGGTGGAGGCCGCCCAGGGCGCGGTGGTGGATACCGTCCGTCGCCTGGAGGACAGCGGCGAAATCACCGTCGGCAGCGGCGCCCAGGCCGAGCAATACGTCACCTGA
- a CDS encoding flagellar hook-basal body complex protein FliE produces the protein MNALTLAPPPTFPGTSTYGLSPAGGIGAGMSPGRSVAPAAGPDFAAMLADAVNGVNANAQAADSAATRAVLGENVTQAEVFTAVKKADLSLRMLISVRNKLLEGWKELQSIPV, from the coding sequence ATGAACGCCCTCACCCTCGCCCCGCCGCCGACGTTTCCCGGAACGTCGACCTACGGGCTCTCCCCCGCCGGCGGGATCGGCGCCGGCATGTCGCCGGGCCGTTCCGTCGCGCCCGCCGCCGGGCCTGATTTCGCCGCGATGCTGGCGGACGCGGTCAACGGCGTGAACGCCAACGCCCAGGCCGCCGACTCCGCCGCCACCCGGGCGGTGCTCGGGGAGAACGTGACGCAGGCGGAGGTGTTCACCGCCGTGAAAAAGGCCGATCTGTCGCTGCGGATGCTGATTTCCGTCCGCAACAAACTGCTGGAAGGCTGGAAGGAACTGCAGTCGATCCCGGTGTGA
- the flgC gene encoding flagellar basal body rod protein FlgC yields the protein MFQAFDVSTTALVAQRARLDTIAGNVANANSTRNEAGEAEPFRRRFVQFAAADMGFAGDGSAQAGARTATGVQFEVKTDETTPLRAVHAPGHPDAGPDGMLMLPNVDLTSEFVNAVEAARAYEANVTAVELSKQLAEQSLRILG from the coding sequence ATGTTCCAAGCCTTCGACGTCTCTACCACCGCTCTGGTCGCGCAGCGGGCGCGGCTGGACACGATCGCGGGGAACGTGGCGAACGCCAATTCCACCCGCAACGAGGCCGGCGAGGCGGAGCCGTTCCGGCGGCGGTTCGTCCAGTTCGCCGCGGCGGACATGGGATTCGCCGGCGACGGCTCCGCCCAGGCCGGCGCGCGGACGGCCACCGGGGTGCAGTTCGAGGTGAAGACGGACGAGACCACGCCGCTGCGGGCGGTGCACGCCCCCGGCCACCCCGACGCCGGACCCGACGGCATGCTGATGCTGCCGAACGTGGATCTCACGAGCGAATTCGTCAACGCGGTCGAGGCCGCCCGCGCCTACGAGGCGAACGTGACCGCGGTGGAACTGAGCAAACAGCTCGCCGAACAGAGCCTGAGGATCCTCGGCTGA
- a CDS encoding flagellar basal body rod protein FlgB yields MFDPLLSAGSMPLLERQAVWGEVRHNVLAGNLANIDTPGFRPRDLDPQAFQEALRQSVHARTPGAASSLTEAPRDPLAGGVPDELLTAVDRPGGDLVFHDGAPRSIEREALALTRNAMQRQAAIQLMGAQMAMLQAAITERA; encoded by the coding sequence ATGTTCGATCCCCTGCTGTCCGCCGGCTCGATGCCGCTGCTCGAACGGCAGGCGGTGTGGGGGGAGGTCCGCCACAACGTGCTGGCGGGCAACCTGGCGAACATCGACACGCCCGGCTTCCGCCCGCGGGACCTCGATCCGCAGGCTTTCCAGGAGGCGTTGCGGCAGTCCGTCCACGCCCGCACGCCCGGGGCTGCATCCAGCCTGACCGAGGCGCCCCGCGACCCGCTCGCCGGCGGGGTGCCGGACGAACTGCTGACCGCGGTCGATCGGCCGGGCGGCGATCTCGTGTTTCACGACGGCGCCCCGCGCAGCATCGAGCGCGAGGCTCTCGCCCTCACCCGCAACGCGATGCAGCGGCAGGCCGCGATCCAGCTGATGGGCGCCCAGATGGCGATGCTCCAGGCCGCCATCACCGAACGGGCGTGA